One part of the Eucalyptus grandis isolate ANBG69807.140 chromosome 10, ASM1654582v1, whole genome shotgun sequence genome encodes these proteins:
- the LOC104421059 gene encoding uncharacterized protein LOC104421059 isoform X1, protein MAVSLNSVVGFGSQVQVRSRQVSTSYLKGSEFKQNSFLSHLSMPRLGKARRELHLSVAESDQFSIDSAVRNSGDAEKSVSEIGVESSRDITSETSSGPVPNSNPDQDQSLNAKSQSTPKRSPLTARERLRAARVLSRYSEAKTLKSEMGSKVLDALKESDRGKRRSGLPEAPTNMFDDSKRGMPKKGLTFQFPGGVDLFVVAFSFVFISTVMFATTYLVWKVGAIHFNEY, encoded by the exons ATGGCTGTTTCCTTGAACTCGGTCGTGGGTTTCGGCTCCCAG GTGCAGGTAAGGAGCCGGCAGGTGTCTACTTCTTATCTGAAAGGTTCTGAATTCAAGCAAAACAGCTTTCTCTCCCATTTGAGTATGCCTCGCTTAGGCAAAGCACGTCGGGAACTGCATCTTTCAGTTGCAGAGAGTGACCAATTTTCCATAGACTCTGCAGTTAGGAATTCTGGTGATGCTGAGAAATCAGTTTCTGAAATTGGTGTCGAGAGCTCCAGGGACATTACATCTGAAACTTCCAGTGGACCAGTCCCTAATTCAAATCCAGACCAGGATCAGTCATTGAATGCCAAGTCGCAATCTACACCAAAAAGATCGCCCTTAACTGCGCGAGAGAGACTAAGGGCAGCCCGAGTTCTGAGCCGATACTCTGAAGCAAAGACATTGAAATCAGAAATGGGTAGCAAAGTATTGGATGCTCTAAAAGAGAGTGATCGTGGGAAGAGGAGATCTGGGCTTCCAGAAGCccctactaacatgtttgatgacAGCAAGCGTGGAATGCCTAAGAAGGGCTTGACATTCCAGTTTCCAGGTGGTGTTGATTTGTTTGTCGTCGCCTTCTCGTTTGTGTTTATCAGCACAGTGATGTTCGCAACGACTTACCTTGTGTGGAAAGTTGGAGCCATCCATTTTAATGAGTACTAA
- the LOC104421059 gene encoding uncharacterized protein LOC104421059 isoform X2 → MAVSLNSVVGFGSQVRSRQVSTSYLKGSEFKQNSFLSHLSMPRLGKARRELHLSVAESDQFSIDSAVRNSGDAEKSVSEIGVESSRDITSETSSGPVPNSNPDQDQSLNAKSQSTPKRSPLTARERLRAARVLSRYSEAKTLKSEMGSKVLDALKESDRGKRRSGLPEAPTNMFDDSKRGMPKKGLTFQFPGGVDLFVVAFSFVFISTVMFATTYLVWKVGAIHFNEY, encoded by the exons ATGGCTGTTTCCTTGAACTCGGTCGTGGGTTTCGGCTCCCAG GTAAGGAGCCGGCAGGTGTCTACTTCTTATCTGAAAGGTTCTGAATTCAAGCAAAACAGCTTTCTCTCCCATTTGAGTATGCCTCGCTTAGGCAAAGCACGTCGGGAACTGCATCTTTCAGTTGCAGAGAGTGACCAATTTTCCATAGACTCTGCAGTTAGGAATTCTGGTGATGCTGAGAAATCAGTTTCTGAAATTGGTGTCGAGAGCTCCAGGGACATTACATCTGAAACTTCCAGTGGACCAGTCCCTAATTCAAATCCAGACCAGGATCAGTCATTGAATGCCAAGTCGCAATCTACACCAAAAAGATCGCCCTTAACTGCGCGAGAGAGACTAAGGGCAGCCCGAGTTCTGAGCCGATACTCTGAAGCAAAGACATTGAAATCAGAAATGGGTAGCAAAGTATTGGATGCTCTAAAAGAGAGTGATCGTGGGAAGAGGAGATCTGGGCTTCCAGAAGCccctactaacatgtttgatgacAGCAAGCGTGGAATGCCTAAGAAGGGCTTGACATTCCAGTTTCCAGGTGGTGTTGATTTGTTTGTCGTCGCCTTCTCGTTTGTGTTTATCAGCACAGTGATGTTCGCAACGACTTACCTTGTGTGGAAAGTTGGAGCCATCCATTTTAATGAGTACTAA